The Ziziphus jujuba cultivar Dongzao chromosome 5, ASM3175591v1 genome segment tttttctttttttcatggttttatttatttactttttattttatagattcGCAGCGAGTGGACCTAATAACCCAAGAAAAAGATAtccaactaaaagaaaaaaaaaatcaagaacggTCAACTAGAACTTGATTCTTTAGAGAGGtccaatttttgtttgtttgttctcAACCCCTTTTCCACGCCTTATTGTGATAAAGATGTGATTTATTTGGTTAACTTTTACTTctgttattgaaaaaataataataaaaaaggggaaaaaaaaactaaaaagctatatttatttattttattgaggaCCTTAAACTTCTTCTAATTTAGAAAACTATTCAAAAAGGTTTCAAAAAGATACATCTAGACTTCgaaacaataattaatatttcaaacCATGCCAGAAAGGAACGTTCACCATTTACACTTATCTTGGGGTTATTGCCCTCCTACATTGTACCAAAAACAAAGAATGAGGACTCTAGTATTacagaaaatcaaataaatgtTTGCCTTTGGCATTTAGAATTTCAATACAAAGATAGATGGGCATagtgataaatttttttcttcttctttttatttttatttttatttttattttttcagctaAATAGATGGGCATTACCTTGTTACAATTGAGTAATAAGCTTCCTTACCCATTTAATGGTGACCTTCCAATGTTGGAATTTGCTCTATACCATGACATTATATGACGTGCATTTTTTCACTTTAACGTTTTTGTTATACAATTTTTTCCAATATATGGTCTTTTtctgttcttgtattttttttttaaagaaaatttatagaaattctAGTTTCCACTAGCaattatgtaaaaaaatatatttttgtaaaaaattaacatttattattaaaaaaatccaaacagaAAACTATTatagattatataaattattagtagATTTACAAAAGTAAAGACTTATTGATTATTAGTATTTATAGgtgtaatttaataataaaattattaaaaatgcatATCTAAatcaaatgtttaaattttaattgggatgaaaattcttttaataataataataagaaaaactttTTGAGAGTGAGGGACATACAGTGATAAAGTCCACCCTAATAAAAaagaggccaaaaaaaaaaaaaaaaaaaagaaaaaggctaaAACTTTCTTCGTTTCACCTTGTCCAAAGTGCCAAAAGCCCATATTTAACTGCCAAGTGccatcaatttttttcaaactttacatgaatatatttcctcttttcctttcttttcactTTTGGGTTGGATGCTACTTGTATGGTACCAAACACATCTCAAAATGGTGTGTAGACTTTTTTCGACCCTTGGATTCTAGTAAACCTTTGTTGGGGTCCCCACCATTTtgccaagaaaaagaaaaattggttaaaaaaaacaaCACAGGGAAATGTTACAAAAgaaaggtcaaaaaaaaaaaacaaaaaaaaaaaaaaacaaataaataaaaaaaaggaaagaaaattaaaccaagTGAAAGTCCACGTCTAAATCCAAAATGCCAATCTTTCCCCAATTGTAATATGGATTTGTGGCTGGGTTCAACTAGGGGTCTCTCTCTACTCTCCACCTTAAATTTGCCACAAAAAGCAATGAAAGGGAAAATATTGAAGCCCAGGACTCAAAAAGTGTTAAATCCCTATCCCACGCGCCGTATACCCACTCTCTTACTATTCAAACCCCCCCACCCCACTTCTTAAAGGAGCGTGTATTCACGTATCAGCTTTCGACTGGGACTAGGCTTTTACATTTTGTAGTCAATTTCAGAAAACGATGACGTTGAAGCACTCCAGCCTCACACGGCCGTCCTCTTTGAGCCTAACATGTTACCCATCTCGTAACGTGTACGTCATTCCTAAACTAATCACCGGTACTTTCATCAGAAGAAACGTCAAACCGTAGTTTTCAACAAATCTGACGGTTCAGAAAGAAAGATGAAGATTCGCTAAACCATACTAGATTGCGGGctcattttatttaatatgcaCAGTGCCACAGTTGcacaaaaaatgaaagaacCATCTGATTTTTGTTGGTCTAAAAAGCTCCCCACAGAGCGAAGGGCAAAAGAAAAccgaaaataataattattattattttttaattatttttctatttttcctccattgaagagaaaaagaagCAGAGCTCCGAAACCCACTGAGCCAGTAATCTAGGAAGCCGATGCAATCGACACCTGGCGGTAGTAGCAGCAGCggtggtggaggtggagttGGTGGTGGGGTGAGTCGGGTCGGACTCGCCCGATTCCGCTCAGCTCCGGCTTCATGGTTGGAAGCGCTACTTGATGACGAAGAAGAAGACCCATTGAAGCCCAACCAGTGCTTGACACAGCTTCTTGCTGATAATACCCCAGCACCCAGTTCGACAAACACTGTTCCTTTCGCTCCCTCGGCGGATCCGGGTGGGTCTTTCGAAGCCGGGTTTGCCCGACAGAACAGTTCTCCAGCCGATTTTCTTGGAAATTCCAGCGGTTCGTCGGAGACTTACTTCTCCAACTTCGGAATTCCGGCGAACTTCGATTTGGTATCTCCGAATATCAATGTTTCTTCTACTACGGGAAGTAAAAGGGTCAGGGAAGGGGAAGCACAGCCTGCACAGCACTTCTCCCCAAAGCTCTCATCTCAGCTGGTGTTTTTAGATATTCAATTCTCTGTTTTCTGTTCTGtgttttttatttgctgttttctttttttttttttattcgattttatttatttatttatttatttattagtagaAAGGAGAGCAAGCTAGCGGACAGGTTTCAGGATTGTTGGATATGGAGATGGAAAAGCTTTTGGAGGATTCAGTTCCATGCCGGGTTAGAGCCAAGCGAGGCTTTGCTACGCATCCTCGGAGCATTGCAGAGAGGGTCAGGATTCATTAATTACTTTGTTTCCTAATCATTGAATTTGATCATGTTGATGGTGTGTTTAATTATTCGtttattttgttcttattttggtttacagttttttttttttttatttcttttaattatttttatgtgggAATAATAGGTTCGTAGAACTCGAATCAGTGACCGGATAAGGAAACTTCAAGAGCTTGTTCCAAACATGGATAAGGTACACCTTTCcagaatttttctttaaataggATTTAAATTGTACTTTAATTTGTGGCAGATAGAATAGTTATTTCATTGACCTCTAGACTAATTACAAGTCAAGAAAATGACACAAAATTAATCTCTTGGAAGTTAAAATTAGGTGGAATTGTTGAACTTTACAATATGAATATAGCTAATATGCTAAActgttgtaattaataattcaaataataggTAAGATTTTACAACTAAATACTGTTTGAGACTTTACtatcaattaattttgaaggaTGGTTAATTAATTTCCTAGCTACTTATAAATGGAATTTATATTAGTTAAATTTTACAAGGATCATTAGCAGCatttattaactttatttttctttttcaccttGATAAATCATTAAGATATCTACTTTCcgcctatttaatttattattttttaatccaatGCATAAAGTGTGTAGAAAATTCAGACTTATGCATATGCATGAATTCAATTCTGATATAGTAGCGACATGGTAAGGTTCTTATGGTAAAGACAGCATATGTGACAAGTTACAATCATCTAAATTATGCCacacaatttaaatatatttttattttttttcatataaaacctAAATGGGAAAATTACAATGTGTCAGATTCGCACTAGATACACGAGAATATTACAAAAGGTTAactgaatatttttaaatttgattaataatatGTATTTCCTATGTGGCAATTAGTATGGATGATGTGGTTTGGCACACAGGATGTTCTTACCATAAGGTTTTCATGACATTCTTACTCTATCAAAATCCTGCATGTATTTATGCTTCTTGTTATATGCAGTCAACTTTGTATATCACCTTAGTTACCTGTGCTTCTTTTTTCGAgagatttataaaattattgagcGAAAGCActgccaatttttattttagaagtcAATATTGGATCATCTTTGTTTGTCTACCTTCATAAGCATTAGATGGAGAACTATAAgcattttttaaactaatatttttggaaaagctTGTATTTACAATGATTCAATTTTAGTAGTGTATGTGGAGCATATATATGGGCCTGAATATGCGTGACAAATCATGTAATGGCATTAAAAGTTACTCTTGGCTTGGGAATTTACTTAGCTTTTTGAATTTGGCATTTACTGTGTGCCATTTGAGATAATGTTCTTCCcttatattaatttgtaatgtATTGGTATGAGATTCAATAAAAAGTGGCTTTCTTTAACTTTAAGCTTCATGTCTGTATGAAATGGAAATTGTGTCAGTTTTTGACATGTAGACCTTAGAGATTGAAGCAACATTCGTCTATGAGCAAGTAGCTACGTGGCTTAGTTAATGATAAGTTCTAGAGATAGAAATCCTATTGTATATGTAAAATGACAGCTTGGGATCTATACCAGTAACTTTCCATTATGAAAGTCTACcatcttttgtttttaaacaCCATCCATATGATGATTTTTCGTAATACAATAATTGTTTGAGTCGGAACTTGTGTTTGTCTTGCTTGCAGCAAACAAATACTGCTGATATGCTAGAAGAAGCGGTAGAGTATGTGAAACATCTACAAAGGCAGATTCAGGTATTATCTGCATTAACATGTTCAACAAACATCTCAgtacatatttatttgtatgttATTTAAATCTGTCAAgtattaaaacattaaaatattttagttcTCTATTAAGTCTGGGTCTAGCAAAGAAATATTGAGACTTCGAACTTATTCATTTTGGttctaaaattttccaaatagagggaaattctttctctttcctctctgaCAAAAACTACTAGATGCGAGAGATACAGAAATATGTTAATGTTTTGTGGATACATTGGATGTCTGATGCTATGTAAACTAAAGTGCTTACGTATTTAAAAACTTGGAAAATTTCAGGAACTCACGGAGCATCAAAGGAAATGCAAGTGCATAGCCAAAGAATAACCAGAAGAAGGTACCCTAAAATTGCCCCTTCTATTTAGTGTAATTATTAGACTGTTACGAGATTTTTATCCAGGGTCCATTATTGTGGTATTGTTACTCCAC includes the following:
- the LOC107434526 gene encoding transcription factor bHLH80, encoding MQSTPGGSSSSGGGGGVGGGVSRVGLARFRSAPASWLEALLDDEEEDPLKPNQCLTQLLADNTPAPSSTNTVPFAPSADPGGSFEAGFARQNSSPADFLGNSSGSSETYFSNFGIPANFDLVSPNINVSSTTGSKRVREGEAQPAQHFSPKLSSQLKGEQASGQVSGLLDMEMEKLLEDSVPCRVRAKRGFATHPRSIAERVRRTRISDRIRKLQELVPNMDKQTNTADMLEEAVEYVKHLQRQIQELTEHQRKCKCIAKE